A stretch of the Rhizomicrobium sp. genome encodes the following:
- the rpmA gene encoding 50S ribosomal protein L27, whose protein sequence is MAHKKAGGSSRNGRDSNPKMLGVKLFGGEKVAGGNIIVRQRGTKFWAGEGVGMGKDHSLFALTDGQVAFRQGYKRRTYVSVINTTNPAAAKIAAE, encoded by the coding sequence ATGGCACACAAGAAAGCAGGCGGTTCCTCGCGCAACGGTCGCGACTCGAACCCCAAGATGCTCGGCGTGAAGCTGTTCGGCGGCGAGAAGGTCGCCGGCGGCAACATCATCGTGCGTCAGCGCGGCACCAAGTTCTGGGCCGGCGAAGGCGTCGGTATGGGCAAGGACCATTCGCTCTTTGCACTTACCGACGGTCAAGTCGCGTTCCGCCAGGGCTACAAGCGTCGCACCTACGTATCGGTGATTAATACGACGAACCCGGCGGCGGCGAAGATCGCGGCGGAATAG
- the rplU gene encoding 50S ribosomal protein L21, giving the protein MFAVIRTGGKQYKVAKDDVLTIEKVVGDVGSTLMIGEVLMLGGDNLQHGAPLIAGASVACEILAQGKGEKVIAFKKKRRKNTHRKRGHRQPFTKVKVTGISAA; this is encoded by the coding sequence GCAGTATAAAGTGGCCAAGGACGATGTCCTGACCATCGAGAAGGTCGTCGGCGATGTCGGCTCGACCCTCATGATCGGCGAAGTCCTGATGCTGGGCGGCGACAATCTCCAGCATGGCGCGCCCCTCATCGCGGGCGCCTCGGTGGCCTGCGAGATCCTGGCCCAGGGCAAGGGCGAGAAGGTCATCGCCTTCAAGAAGAAGCGCCGCAAGAACACCCATCGCAAGCGCGGTCACCGCCAGCCCTTCACCAAGGTGAAGGTCACCGGCATTTCCGCAGCCTAA
- a CDS encoding 2OG-Fe(II) oxygenase, producing MAKLLSDYVKVYDGTLSPARCDALIGRFETDAARHERMQAERSYNFAELNVSRHWPEVEAEVLGVMMQAIERYNQEIGIGAAWPDKVWAEKVRMKRYMPGGAEGFAPHVDVMNDEQSRRFLTAILYLNAPGGGETVFPRLDVSVAPAPGRMLVFPPLWLYLHAGLPPRDTPKYILHRYLWYPPASESAHPANRPQPVG from the coding sequence TTGGCCAAGCTGCTGTCCGACTATGTGAAGGTCTATGACGGCACGCTGTCGCCCGCACGCTGCGATGCATTGATCGGGCGCTTCGAGACGGATGCCGCGCGGCACGAGCGCATGCAGGCCGAGCGTTCCTACAATTTCGCCGAACTGAACGTCAGCCGCCACTGGCCCGAGGTCGAGGCCGAGGTGCTGGGCGTGATGATGCAGGCGATCGAGCGCTACAACCAGGAGATCGGCATCGGAGCGGCGTGGCCGGACAAGGTGTGGGCCGAGAAGGTGCGCATGAAGCGCTACATGCCGGGCGGCGCCGAGGGCTTCGCGCCGCATGTCGACGTGATGAACGACGAGCAGAGCCGCCGCTTCCTGACCGCGATCCTCTATCTCAACGCGCCCGGCGGCGGCGAGACGGTGTTCCCCAGGCTCGACGTCAGCGTCGCGCCGGCGCCGGGCCGCATGCTGGTCTTCCCGCCGCTCTGGCTCTACCTGCACGCCGGCCTGCCGCCGCGCGACACGCCGAAATACATCTTGCACCGCTATCTCTGGTACCCGCCGGCGTCGGAGAGCGCACATCCGGCAAACCGGCCTCAGCCGGTGGGTTAG
- the nadD gene encoding nicotinate (nicotinamide) nucleotide adenylyltransferase encodes MRFHFGSKPHLERPHANWVRPPGPVAPGLRIGLLGGSFNPAHEGHLHVSEVALKRLGLDYVWWLVTPQNPLKARSSMAPLAERVRSARRVARHPRIVVMDIEHDFRTHYSFDTLCALQKRFPQLDFVWLMGSDNLQIFRRWHRWQEFVQRVPIAVVQRPGTVMAMLAAKPIQRFGRSRVERGLCTTCTPAITILDGRRNPQSATAIRASQRFAEGFVGALPT; translated from the coding sequence ATGAGATTCCACTTCGGCAGCAAGCCGCATCTCGAACGTCCGCATGCCAACTGGGTGCGCCCGCCCGGCCCGGTCGCGCCGGGCCTGCGCATCGGCCTGCTCGGCGGCTCGTTCAATCCGGCGCATGAGGGCCACCTGCATGTCAGCGAAGTGGCGCTGAAGCGGCTCGGCCTCGACTATGTCTGGTGGCTGGTGACGCCGCAGAACCCGCTGAAAGCCCGCAGCAGCATGGCGCCATTGGCCGAACGGGTGCGCAGCGCCAGGCGCGTCGCGCGCCATCCGCGCATCGTGGTGATGGATATCGAACACGATTTCCGCACGCATTACTCCTTCGACACGCTGTGCGCGCTGCAGAAGCGCTTTCCGCAGCTCGATTTCGTCTGGCTGATGGGCAGCGACAATCTGCAGATCTTCCGCCGCTGGCATCGCTGGCAGGAGTTCGTCCAGCGTGTCCCCATCGCGGTCGTCCAGCGCCCGGGAACCGTGATGGCGATGCTCGCGGCCAAGCCGATCCAGCGGTTCGGCCGGTCGCGGGTCGAACGCGGGCTCTGCACGACCTGCACGCCCGCCATCACCATCCTGGACGGCCGGCGCAACCCGCAAAGCGCCACCGCGATCCGCGCATCGCAGCGCTTCGCGGAAGGCTTTGTCGGCGCCCTGCCCACATGA
- the proB gene encoding glutamate 5-kinase — translation MSDPFASAKLVVVKVGSALLVDAQSGTLRRDWLRSLCADVAALKREGKGVLLVSSGAIALGRRALKLKSGALRLEESQAAAAAGQVRLAEAYADILAGEGIAAAQILLTLGDTEQRNRYLNARATLNTLLDLGAVAVINENDTVATAEIRYGDNDRLAARVASMMGADRLVLLSDVDGLYSADPSRVHNAQHIPEVPAITPLIESMAGESVSGLGRGGMASKIAAAKIATGAGCDVIIAIGKTNNPVAAIRQGARHTRFAASGTPAQARKRWIAGVLKPEGALIIDAGAARALCDGKSLLPAGIRQIDGRFERGDAVVVKDAQGREIARGLCAYGAADAERIAGKRTAEIEAILGYRGRDEMIHRDDLALTVTAE, via the coding sequence ATGTCTGATCCCTTCGCGTCCGCCAAGCTCGTCGTCGTGAAGGTCGGCTCGGCGCTGCTGGTCGATGCCCAGAGCGGCACGCTCCGGCGGGACTGGCTGCGCTCGCTCTGTGCCGACGTCGCGGCGCTCAAGCGCGAAGGCAAGGGCGTGCTGCTCGTCTCGTCCGGCGCCATCGCGCTCGGGCGCCGGGCCCTGAAGCTCAAATCCGGCGCCCTCAGGCTCGAAGAGAGTCAGGCCGCCGCCGCCGCCGGCCAGGTGCGGCTCGCCGAGGCCTATGCCGACATCCTCGCCGGCGAAGGCATCGCCGCAGCGCAGATCCTGCTGACGCTCGGCGATACCGAGCAGCGCAACCGCTATCTCAACGCCCGCGCCACGCTCAACACGCTGCTCGATCTCGGCGCGGTCGCGGTGATCAACGAGAACGACACCGTCGCGACGGCGGAGATCCGCTACGGCGACAACGACCGGCTCGCGGCGCGCGTCGCGAGCATGATGGGCGCCGACCGCCTGGTGCTGCTCTCCGATGTCGACGGCCTCTACAGCGCCGACCCGAGCCGGGTGCACAATGCGCAGCACATTCCCGAGGTGCCCGCGATCACGCCGCTGATCGAATCCATGGCCGGCGAATCCGTGTCCGGCCTCGGTCGCGGCGGCATGGCATCCAAGATCGCCGCCGCGAAGATCGCCACCGGCGCGGGCTGCGACGTGATCATCGCGATCGGCAAGACGAACAACCCGGTCGCGGCGATCCGCCAGGGTGCGCGCCATACGCGCTTCGCCGCCTCGGGCACGCCGGCCCAGGCGCGCAAGCGCTGGATCGCGGGTGTGCTCAAACCCGAAGGCGCCCTGATCATCGATGCCGGCGCGGCGCGCGCTCTGTGCGACGGCAAGAGCCTGCTGCCCGCCGGCATCCGCCAGATCGACGGCCGCTTCGAACGCGGAGACGCGGTGGTGGTGAAGGACGCGCAAGGCCGCGAGATCGCGCGCGGGCTCTGCGCTTACGGCGCAGCCGACGCCGAGCGCATCGCGGGCAAACGCACCGCCGAGATCGAAGCCATCCTGGGCTATCGCGGCCGCGACGAGATGATCCACCGCGACGACCTCGCGCTGACGGTGACGGCGGAATGA
- the odhB gene encoding 2-oxoglutarate dehydrogenase complex dihydrolipoyllysine-residue succinyltransferase: MTIEIKVPAMGESVTEATVARWFKKEGEAVARDEPLLELETDKVTVEVPSPADGSLQSITVKEGDTVEVGALLGSIAEGAKGAPSATTAKNPQAAAPKAPAVEAPKPAPKAEAPKPAPAPKAAPIAAAPAPMPSARRIAEENGVDTTTVQGTGRDGRVTKGDMLEALEARAAERTAVRAAPAPVHAGPRPRAEREERVTMSRLRKTIALRLKESQNTAAQLTTFNEVDMSHVMALRTEYKDSFEKKHGVRLGFMGFFVKACIAALKDLPNVNAEIEGDDVVYKNYYDIGVAVSTERGLVVPVVRDADLLSLAGIEAKIHDYGLRARDNKLKLEELQGGTFTITNGGVFGSLMSTPILNTPQSGILGMHKIQPRAMVEDDKIVIKPMMYLALSYDHRLVDGREAVTFLVRVKENLEDPQRLLLDI; the protein is encoded by the coding sequence ATGACCATCGAAATCAAAGTGCCCGCGATGGGCGAGTCCGTCACCGAAGCCACCGTGGCGCGCTGGTTCAAGAAGGAAGGCGAGGCGGTTGCACGCGACGAGCCGTTGCTCGAACTCGAGACCGACAAGGTGACGGTGGAAGTGCCCTCGCCGGCGGACGGCTCGCTGCAGTCGATCACGGTGAAGGAAGGCGACACGGTCGAGGTCGGCGCCCTGCTCGGCTCCATCGCCGAAGGCGCCAAGGGCGCGCCGTCCGCGACGACGGCGAAGAATCCCCAGGCCGCTGCGCCCAAGGCACCGGCCGTCGAAGCACCGAAGCCTGCGCCGAAGGCCGAGGCGCCCAAACCTGCGCCGGCTCCCAAGGCGGCACCCATCGCCGCCGCGCCGGCACCGATGCCGTCGGCCCGCCGCATCGCGGAAGAGAACGGCGTCGACACCACCACGGTCCAGGGCACCGGCCGCGACGGCCGCGTCACCAAGGGCGACATGCTGGAGGCCCTGGAAGCACGCGCCGCCGAGCGCACCGCCGTCCGCGCTGCACCCGCACCGGTGCATGCCGGGCCGCGCCCGCGCGCCGAACGCGAAGAGCGCGTGACCATGTCGCGCCTGCGCAAGACCATCGCGCTGCGCCTGAAGGAATCGCAGAACACCGCCGCCCAGCTCACGACCTTCAACGAGGTCGACATGAGTCACGTCATGGCGTTGCGCACCGAATACAAGGACAGCTTCGAGAAGAAGCACGGCGTGCGGCTGGGCTTCATGGGCTTCTTCGTGAAGGCCTGCATCGCGGCGCTGAAGGACCTGCCGAACGTCAATGCCGAGATCGAAGGCGACGACGTGGTCTACAAGAACTATTACGACATCGGCGTGGCGGTCTCCACCGAGCGCGGCCTCGTCGTGCCTGTGGTGCGCGATGCCGACCTGCTCTCGCTGGCGGGGATCGAGGCGAAGATCCACGACTACGGCCTGCGCGCCCGCGACAACAAGCTGAAATTGGAGGAGCTGCAGGGCGGCACCTTCACCATCACAAACGGCGGGGTGTTCGGCTCGCTGATGTCGACGCCGATCCTCAACACGCCGCAATCGGGCATCCTGGGGATGCACAAGATCCAGCCGCGCGCGATGGTCGAGGACGACAAGATCGTCATCAAGCCGATGATGTATCTGGCGCTCTCCTACGACCACCGCCTGGTCGACGGCCGCGAGGCGGTGACCTTCCTGGTGCGGGTGAAGGAGAACCTGGAAGACCCGCAGCGCCTGCTGCTGGATATCTGA
- the obgE gene encoding GTPase ObgE yields the protein MKFLDVAKVYVQSGNGGNGCVAFRREKFIEYGGPWGGNGGRGGDVIVEAVDHRNTLIDFRFQQHVRAKNGEPGMGKEMTGGHGDDAVMKVPPGTQVYEEDGETLIADLATTGQRFRLLRGGNGGFGNAHFKSSTNQAPRHANPGQPGEEKTVILKLKLIADAGLIGMPNAGKSTFLSRVSAARPKIADYPFTTLEPQLGVVKIDETDFVLADLPGLIEGAHEGVGLGDRFLGHAERCNVILHLVDGTETAIAKTYKTIRAELEAYGNGLEAKPEIVALNKSDAIPKTALAKKQAALEKACGHKVFTISGVSGDGVEDVLRAIAKEIVKRRGKPVASKRAEKKAWAP from the coding sequence ATGAAATTTCTTGATGTGGCCAAGGTCTATGTCCAGTCGGGAAACGGCGGCAATGGCTGCGTCGCGTTCCGGCGCGAGAAGTTCATCGAATATGGCGGTCCCTGGGGCGGCAATGGCGGCCGCGGCGGCGACGTGATCGTCGAGGCGGTCGACCACCGCAACACGCTGATCGATTTCCGCTTCCAGCAGCATGTCCGCGCCAAGAACGGCGAGCCCGGCATGGGCAAGGAGATGACCGGCGGCCATGGCGACGATGCCGTCATGAAAGTCCCGCCCGGCACGCAGGTCTATGAAGAGGACGGCGAGACCCTGATCGCCGATCTCGCGACCACCGGGCAGCGTTTCCGGCTGCTGCGCGGCGGCAATGGCGGCTTCGGCAACGCGCATTTCAAGAGCTCGACCAACCAGGCGCCGCGCCATGCCAATCCGGGCCAGCCGGGCGAAGAGAAGACCGTCATCCTCAAGCTCAAGCTGATCGCCGATGCCGGGCTGATCGGGATGCCCAATGCCGGCAAGTCCACCTTCCTCTCCCGTGTCTCCGCGGCGCGGCCGAAGATCGCCGACTATCCCTTCACCACGCTCGAGCCGCAGCTCGGCGTCGTGAAGATCGACGAGACCGATTTCGTCCTCGCCGACCTGCCCGGCCTGATCGAGGGCGCGCATGAGGGCGTCGGTCTGGGCGACCGCTTCCTCGGCCATGCCGAGCGCTGCAACGTCATCCTGCACCTGGTCGACGGCACCGAGACCGCGATCGCCAAGACCTACAAGACCATCCGCGCCGAGCTCGAAGCCTATGGCAACGGGCTGGAGGCCAAGCCGGAGATCGTCGCGCTCAACAAGAGCGACGCGATCCCGAAGACGGCGCTCGCGAAGAAGCAGGCTGCGCTGGAGAAGGCTTGCGGCCATAAGGTGTTCACGATCTCGGGCGTCTCGGGCGACGGGGTGGAAGACGTGCTGCGCGCCATCGCGAAGGAAATCGTCAAGCGCCGCGGCAAGCCGGTCGCGTCCAAGCGGGCGGAGAAGAAGGCGTGGGCGCCGTGA
- the rlmH gene encoding 23S rRNA (pseudouridine(1915)-N(3))-methyltransferase RlmH — translation MRLHILCVGFGRGTQEGALTDDFVGRALQMGRRLGFTAVTCEEIAVSRDRELKKRMEDEAERLARRVPEGAHVILLDAKGKGMTSEDFAEMLGALRDAGTRDLAFVIGGPDGLAPLPGKKAGRSLAFGPQTWPHLMVRAMLSEQIYRALTILAGHPYHRA, via the coding sequence ATGCGTCTCCACATCCTCTGCGTCGGTTTCGGGCGCGGCACCCAGGAGGGCGCGCTGACCGACGATTTCGTCGGTCGCGCGCTGCAGATGGGCCGCCGCCTCGGCTTCACCGCGGTGACTTGCGAGGAGATCGCGGTCTCCAGGGACCGCGAGCTTAAGAAGCGCATGGAGGACGAGGCTGAGCGTCTCGCCCGCCGCGTGCCCGAGGGCGCGCATGTCATCCTGCTCGATGCCAAGGGCAAGGGCATGACCAGCGAGGATTTCGCCGAGATGCTGGGGGCGCTGCGCGACGCGGGCACCCGCGACCTCGCCTTCGTGATCGGTGGTCCGGACGGCCTTGCGCCGCTCCCCGGCAAGAAGGCCGGCCGCAGCCTGGCCTTCGGGCCGCAGACCTGGCCGCACCTGATGGTGCGCGCGATGCTGAGCGAGCAGATCTACCGCGCCCTGACGATCCTGGCGGGACATCCGTATCATCGGGCGTAG
- a CDS encoding glutamate-5-semialdehyde dehydrogenase, producing the protein MNAPVSLATEMQALGAAARAAARALREASTETKNKALRAAAAAIRARGSDILAANAQDLAAASGLTPALRDRLLLDAKRIEAMAAGVEAVATLADPVGRELARWRVPSGLDIARIATPIGVIAMIYESRPNVTADAGALALKSGNVSILRGGSESARSSAAIHAAMLEGLRAAGLPEAAITRVPTTDRAAVGLMLEGLDGAIDLIIPRGGKGLTGRVMAEARVPVLAHLEGICHVYLHAAADAAKARAIAVNAKMRRTSVCGSAETLLIDRAILATLGVAVLGDLAQAGCEIRGDAAVRAVFPAAKPAAEADWSTEYLDAIIAVKAVDGVEDAIAHIERYGSRHTESIVTEDAAAAEHFLAALDSAIVLWNASTQFADGGEFGMGAEIGIGTGKLHARGPVGVEQLTTFKYVVRGTGQIRP; encoded by the coding sequence ATGAACGCGCCGGTCTCGCTCGCGACGGAGATGCAGGCCTTGGGCGCCGCCGCCCGCGCCGCCGCACGCGCGCTGCGCGAAGCGTCCACGGAAACAAAGAACAAGGCACTGCGCGCCGCCGCCGCCGCGATCCGCGCGCGCGGGAGCGATATCCTCGCCGCGAATGCGCAGGACCTCGCCGCGGCGAGCGGCTTGACGCCGGCACTGCGCGATCGCCTGCTGCTTGACGCCAAGCGCATCGAAGCGATGGCGGCCGGCGTCGAAGCCGTCGCGACGCTGGCCGATCCGGTCGGCCGCGAACTGGCGCGCTGGCGCGTGCCCAGCGGCCTCGACATCGCGCGCATCGCCACGCCCATCGGCGTGATCGCCATGATCTATGAGAGCCGTCCCAACGTGACGGCCGATGCCGGCGCGCTGGCGCTCAAATCCGGCAACGTCTCCATCCTGCGCGGCGGTTCGGAATCGGCGCGCTCCTCGGCCGCGATCCATGCCGCGATGCTCGAAGGGCTGCGCGCCGCCGGCTTGCCGGAGGCCGCGATCACCCGTGTACCCACCACCGACCGTGCCGCCGTCGGCCTGATGCTCGAAGGGCTGGACGGCGCCATCGACCTCATCATCCCGCGTGGCGGCAAGGGGCTCACGGGCCGCGTCATGGCGGAGGCGCGGGTGCCGGTGCTCGCGCATCTCGAAGGCATCTGCCACGTCTATCTCCATGCCGCGGCCGACGCGGCCAAGGCGCGCGCCATCGCGGTGAACGCCAAGATGCGCCGCACTTCGGTCTGCGGCTCGGCGGAGACGCTGCTGATCGACCGCGCGATCCTCGCGACGCTTGGCGTCGCCGTGCTCGGCGATCTGGCGCAAGCCGGCTGCGAGATCCGCGGCGACGCGGCGGTGCGCGCCGTCTTCCCCGCCGCCAAGCCCGCCGCCGAAGCCGACTGGTCGACCGAATATCTCGACGCGATCATCGCCGTGAAAGCGGTCGACGGCGTCGAGGACGCCATCGCCCATATCGAGCGTTACGGCTCGCGCCATACCGAAAGCATCGTCACCGAAGACGCCGCGGCCGCCGAGCATTTCCTGGCCGCGCTCGATTCCGCCATCGTGCTGTGGAACGCCTCCACCCAGTTCGCCGACGGCGGCGAGTTCGGCATGGGCGCGGAGATCGGCATCGGCACCGGCAAGCTGCACGCCCGCGGCCCGGTCGGCGTCGAACAGCTCACCACGTTCAAATACGTCGTGCGCGGCACGGGACAGATCCGGCCATGA
- a CDS encoding GNAT family N-acetyltransferase, which yields MSFHPTTQRLILRAPMMADTTAIVAILGDYEVAKNLAQVPHPFMERDFHDALQRDAAEREKGDCHRFAVTRAMDGALIGLCAVERIAGGIWDFGYWYGRPYWGQGYATEAGRPILRFAFDDLGAEMLMAGWFFDNPASGRVLEKLGFETVGTMQRNCVARGCEVLSNRVLLTAEQFARKKAA from the coding sequence ATGAGCTTTCACCCGACGACCCAGCGCCTGATCCTGCGCGCCCCGATGATGGCGGACACGACCGCCATCGTCGCCATCCTGGGCGACTACGAGGTGGCGAAGAACCTGGCGCAGGTTCCGCACCCCTTCATGGAGCGGGATTTCCACGACGCGCTGCAAAGGGACGCGGCCGAGCGCGAAAAGGGCGACTGCCATCGCTTCGCCGTCACGCGGGCGATGGACGGTGCCCTGATCGGCCTGTGCGCGGTCGAGCGCATCGCCGGCGGAATCTGGGACTTCGGCTACTGGTATGGCAGGCCCTATTGGGGCCAGGGCTATGCCACCGAAGCCGGCCGCCCGATCCTGCGTTTCGCGTTCGACGATCTGGGCGCGGAAATGCTGATGGCGGGGTGGTTCTTCGACAACCCGGCCTCGGGCCGGGTGCTCGAAAAGCTCGGCTTCGAGACGGTCGGGACGATGCAGCGAAACTGCGTCGCCCGGGGCTGCGAGGTGCTCTCCAACCGCGTCCTGTTGACGGCAGAGCAATTTGCGCGAAAGAAGGCGGCATGA
- the rsfS gene encoding ribosome silencing factor — protein sequence MRTLTAKTKTKAPPKKAAKAPAKKKATAKKPVSKKASLKKAANQPLYHVDEALLERIKASLEDDKAEDIVTIDMAGRSSFADAIVIATGRSSRHVASIAEHLARRLKDAGYGTRPVNGAQQGDWVLVDAGDVIVHVFRPEVREYYNLESMWSVEEPQRSRA from the coding sequence GTGCGAACACTGACCGCCAAGACCAAGACAAAGGCGCCGCCCAAGAAGGCCGCCAAGGCGCCTGCCAAGAAGAAAGCCACCGCCAAGAAGCCGGTTTCGAAGAAAGCCTCGCTGAAGAAGGCGGCCAACCAGCCGCTTTATCATGTCGACGAAGCGCTGCTCGAGCGCATCAAGGCGTCGCTCGAGGACGACAAGGCCGAGGACATCGTGACCATCGACATGGCCGGCCGCTCCTCCTTCGCGGACGCGATCGTGATCGCGACCGGCCGCTCGTCGCGTCATGTCGCCTCGATCGCAGAACATCTGGCGCGGCGCCTGAAAGATGCCGGCTACGGCACGCGGCCGGTGAACGGTGCGCAACAAGGCGACTGGGTCCTGGTCGACGCCGGCGACGTCATCGTCCACGTCTTCCGCCCCGAAGTGCGCGAATACTACAACCTCGAAAGCATGTGGTCGGTCGAGGAACCGCAGCGCTCGCGGGCTTGA
- a CDS encoding GNAT family N-acetyltransferase — protein sequence MCLLETDRLLLRRPERRDIPALVPLANNYEVAKNLSKLPHPYTAQDGEDFVAHAEEKRAAGTDFNFAITRKPDGVFMGGIGLHLKDGAFEFGYWLGQPYWRQGYATEAAQRLVAFAFEDLKAESVWAGWFHDNPRSGHVLAKLGCVPRSFEKRHCLARGMDIGCNTVTLSREAFLGRRAA from the coding sequence ATGTGCCTATTGGAAACCGACAGACTGCTGTTACGCCGACCCGAGCGGCGCGACATTCCCGCACTCGTGCCGCTGGCGAACAACTACGAGGTCGCCAAGAATCTCTCGAAGCTTCCCCACCCCTACACCGCGCAAGATGGTGAGGATTTCGTGGCGCATGCGGAAGAGAAGCGGGCCGCCGGCACGGATTTCAACTTCGCGATCACGCGGAAACCCGACGGCGTATTCATGGGCGGCATCGGCCTGCATCTGAAGGATGGTGCGTTCGAGTTCGGTTACTGGCTCGGCCAGCCTTATTGGCGGCAGGGTTATGCGACCGAGGCGGCTCAGCGTCTCGTCGCCTTCGCGTTCGAGGATCTCAAGGCGGAATCGGTGTGGGCCGGCTGGTTTCACGACAACCCGCGCTCGGGACATGTGCTGGCGAAACTCGGCTGCGTGCCCAGGAGTTTCGAGAAGCGCCACTGCCTCGCCCGCGGCATGGACATCGGCTGCAACACGGTGACGTTGAGCCGCGAGGCATTTCTGGGCAGGAGGGCGGCATGA
- a CDS encoding flagellar assembly protein FliX — MEINGPKRIETAAVRRAGRPASGAGGAFHVADAGEARGSVVAGPGPIGALDSILMLQGLDDSTDGKSKAAAHGEKLLDMLDEIRDGLLAGGVPRTTLNRLANAVTRRHDQFNDPKLQGVLDEIELRAHVEIAKLEMMDQRVA, encoded by the coding sequence ATGGAGATCAACGGACCGAAAAGGATCGAGACTGCGGCTGTGCGCCGTGCGGGCCGGCCCGCGAGCGGCGCGGGCGGCGCGTTCCATGTCGCCGATGCCGGCGAAGCGCGCGGCAGCGTGGTCGCCGGCCCCGGCCCGATCGGCGCGCTCGACTCCATCCTGATGCTGCAGGGCCTCGACGATTCCACCGACGGCAAGTCCAAGGCCGCGGCGCATGGCGAGAAGCTGCTCGACATGCTGGACGAGATTCGCGACGGGCTCCTGGCCGGCGGCGTGCCGCGCACCACGCTCAACCGCCTGGCGAACGCGGTGACCCGCCGCCACGACCAGTTCAACGACCCCAAGCTGCAAGGCGTGCTCGACGAGATCGAGCTCAGGGCCCATGTCGAGATCGCCAAGCTCGAGATGATGGACCAGAGGGTGGCGTAA